One Aquipuribacter sp. SD81 genomic window, CGCCCCGACGTCGACCGTCGCATCGCGGAGCGGGTGGACCGCATGTGGCGCGACGGCCTCGTCGATGAGGTCCGGTCGCTGCGCGAGCGGGGCCTCGCCGAGGGGCCGACCGCGTCGCGGGCCGTCGGCTACGCGCAGGTCCTCGAGCTGCTCGCCGGGCGCACGGGGGACGACGAGGCCCGCGAGGCCACCGTGCGCGCCACGCGCCGCCTCGTCCGCCGGCAGGAGTCGTGGTTCGGCGCCGACCCCGACGTGCTGTGGCTCGACGTCGCCGCCGACGACACCGCCGCGGCGCTCACCGAGCGGGCCCGGGCGCTCGTCGTCCCCCGCCTCCGCGAGAGGATGGGGGCGTGAGCAGCCCCCTCGGACCCGACGGCCTGCACGCGCTCAAGGCGCACGGGACGGGCAACGACTTCGTCGTCGTCCTCGACCCGGACGACACGTGGCCGCTGGTGACCGACGTCGTCCGCGCGCTGTGCGACCGGCGCCTGGGTGTGGGCGCGGACGGGGTCATCCGCGCCGTGCGCGCCGACGTCGACGGCGAGGCCGGCTGGTTCATGGACCACGTCAACGCCGACGGCACCACCGCCGAGATGTGCGGCAACGGGGTACGCGTCCTCGCCCACAGCCTCGTCGACGCCGGTCTCGTCGACCCGGCCGTCGGGCGCGTGCCGGTGCTGTCGCGCGCTGGCGCGCGGCCCGTGCGGCTCGTCGCGGCGGGCTACCCCGTGTACGCGGTCGAGATGGGGCCGGTGAGCGTCGCCGAGGACCTCGTGGCCGTCGGGGTCGTCGGCCCCGACCGCACGCGGCGCCTGCCCGGGCGGGCGGTCGACGTCGGCAACCCGCACGTCGTCGTCGACGTCGGCGACGTCGCGGCCGTCCTCGACGCCGACCTCGCGCGCCGTCCCACCCTCGAGCCGGAGCCGGAGCACGGCGCGAACGTCGAGCTCGTCGGCGGGGTCGGCCAGGGTGACGCCCCCGGGACGGGCTACCTGCGCATGCGCGTGCACGAGCGCGGGGTGGGGGAGACGTCCTCGTGCGGGACCGGCGCCGTCGCGGCGGCCGCCGCGGCGTCGCTGCGCAACGGGCACCGCTCCTGGACCGTCGACGTGCCGGGCGGCCGGCTGCGGGTGCGGCTGCGCCGCCG contains:
- the dapF gene encoding diaminopimelate epimerase, which encodes MSSPLGPDGLHALKAHGTGNDFVVVLDPDDTWPLVTDVVRALCDRRLGVGADGVIRAVRADVDGEAGWFMDHVNADGTTAEMCGNGVRVLAHSLVDAGLVDPAVGRVPVLSRAGARPVRLVAAGYPVYAVEMGPVSVAEDLVAVGVVGPDRTRRLPGRAVDVGNPHVVVDVGDVAAVLDADLARRPTLEPEPEHGANVELVGGVGQGDAPGTGYLRMRVHERGVGETSSCGTGAVAAAAAASLRNGHRSWTVDVPGGRLRVRLRRREDEGIVGSELAGPAEVVARLVVEPAWLERAAAGQPLSR